The following nucleotide sequence is from Microthrixaceae bacterium.
GGCCCCGCCGTCGAGCGTGAGGTAGCCGGCGACCTGATTCGCCGTGGCGTCCGCGCCCTGCCGATCTTCTTGGCGGTGGGCTTCGTGGGTTGGGGCGTCGACGGGATCCTGTCGGTCGCCTTCGCCGCCGGACTGATCCTGGCCAACTTCTGGGTGTCGGCCGCCCTGCTCGCATGGGCCGCTCGCACCTCCTACAGCCTGCTGATGGGCGTCACCCTCTTCGGGTTCCTCGTACGCCTGGGCGCCATCGTCGGCGCCGTCATGGCGGTGCGCCACATGGACTGGGTGGCCGCATGGCCCCTCGGTGCCACGCTCATCGTCGCCCACCTCGGCCTTCTCTTCTGGGAAGCCCGTTTCGTTTCCGCCTCACTGGCCTTCCCTGGCCTCAAGCCCGGTTCTGAGGAGTAGACCACCCCGTGCTGGCTCTCGAGTTCCCACCGCTCTCCCACGTAGTCCGTTGGCCCGCCATGTTCGGCGAGGGCACCTTCTACGCCTTCAACAAGGTTGCGCTCATCTGCGTGCTGGCCACCGTGATGACCTACCTGGTCTTCATCCTGGGCAACAAGAAGCAGCTTGTGCCCGGTCGGGCCCAGAGCCTCGCTGAGATCTCGGTCGAGTTCATCGAGGACGGCATCGTCAAGGAGAACATCGGAGACCACCACACCGGGTGGACCCCGGTGCTGATGGCCACCTTCTTCTTCATCTTCTTCACCAACATCTTCGAGATCATCCCGATCTTCCAGATGCCGGCCTCGGCCCAGATCGCCGTGCCCATGATGCTCGCGGTGTTCGGCTTCTTCTGCTACGTAGGCGCTGGAATCAAGGCGCAGGGCCCTCTCGGCTACCTCAAGTCATCGCTGTTCCCGCCCGGCCTGCCGGTGCCGCTCTACATCCTGATCACCCCCATCGAGTTCGTCTCCACCTTCTTGGTGCGCCCCTTCTCCCTGATGGTGCGTCTCTTCGCCAACCTGTTGGCCGGGCACATGCTCCTGGTCACCTTCGCCACGCTCTCCGCCGGCCTGTTCACCGCCAAGTGGTACGCCATCTTCCTGCCGCTGCCGGCCTTCGCCATGGTGTTCTTCACGGCGTTCGAGGTCCTGGTGTCGTTCCTCCAGGCCTACGTCTTCACCCTGCTCCTGTCCGTCTACATCGGACTGTCGATCCACGCGGATCACTGAGCACCCCAGCTCTCATCTAGAGACCCACAAACCCAGACCCAAACCACGAAAGGGCTAGGAGACCAAAATGCTCCTCGCAGAGATCACCAACAAGGGCGCTGCTGCCATCGGTTACGGCATCGGAGCCCTCGGCCCCGGTATCGGCATCGGCTACCTGGTCGGCCAGGCCGTCCAGTCCATGGCTCGTCAGCCCGAGGCCGCCGGCATGGTCCGTACCACCATGTTCCTGGGCGTCGCCTTCGTCGAGGCCCTGGCCCTCATCGGCTTCGTGGTCTTCTTCCTCGCCGGCTCCTGATTTCAGGCTCCGGCCGAAAGGACACATCTGATGAGACGATTCCGTCTGCTGTTCGCAGCTACCGCGGTCATTGTCCTTGGCCTCTTCGGGTCGGCCCGCGTGGCCTCGGCCCAGGAGGAAGGCGGTCATGAGGAGGGCCCTACGGCCATCTCCGTGCCTGCCGAAGAGCTTGCCGCCGAAGAAGGTGGCCACGAGCTCTCCCATGCGGCTCACGCCTGCATCGAGGAGATCGAGGCCGCCAACTCCATCGACGTCGATTGCCAGCAGGCCCCCAACCCGCTGCTCCCCGAGACCCACGAGATCTTCTGGGGATCGTTCGGCTTCGTTGTGGTGATGCTCGGCATGTGGAAGTTCGCTCTTCCCGCCATGCGGACTTCGCTCGACGCCCGCGCCGACCGCATCCGCACCGACCTCGAGTCGGCGGAGGCCCAGCGCACCGAGGCCAGCGACATCCTCGCCCAGTACCAGGCCCAGCTGGCCGATGCCCGCAACGAGTCGGTTCGCATCATCGAAGAGGCCCGTCAGACGGCAGATGAGATGAAGCGTGACCTCCAGGCCCGCACCGAGGCGGAGATCGCCGAGATGAGGGCCCGGGCCACCGGTGAGATCGAAGCCGCCAAGACCCAGGCCATCGCCGACCTCCGAGGCGAGGTGGCCGCCCTGGCCATCGGCGCCGCCGAGCAGGTCGTCGAGCGCAACCTCGATCGTGACACCAACGTGGCGCTCATCGAGTCCTACATCAACCAGGTGGGAGCGTCCCGCTGATGTCCGACGACCGCACCACGGCATACGCCGAGGCCCTATTCGCGGTCGCTCGGTCCGAAGGCCCGCTCAGCGAGGTCGAGGACGAGCTGTTCCGGGTGGCCCAGGTGGTGCGGGGCAATGACGAGCTTCGTGACAAGCTCGCGGACCCCCACATCCCTGTGGCCGTCCGTCAGCAGATCGTCGTCGACCTCCTCGGCGGCAAGGCCCTACCCGTCACCACGAGCCTCGTCTCGATGGTGGTGGGCACCGGCCGGGTCCGTGACCTGCCCGCCATCGTCGACCAACTGGTGGCGATGTCGGCAGCGGAAGCCAACAAGGAGGTGGCCGAGGTTCGTTCGGCCATCGCCCTCACCGACGACCAGAAGTCCCGCCTTGCCGACGCTCTCGGCCGGGCCACGGGCAAGCAGGTCGAGATCAAGGTCATCATCGATCCGTCCCTCAAGGGCGGCGTGGTGGCCCAGGTCGGAGACACCGTCATCGACGGTTCCATCCGCCGTCGCCTCGATCAGCTCCGCAACGCCCTCTAGTTCCCAACGCTGCCGGGCCCACCGCCGTTGGGCGGACATGCCCCACGCACAGACTCCTCTCTTCTTCACACGGCTCAGGAGAAACGGCAAATGGCCGAGCTCACCATCAACACCGAAGACATCACCGCCGCCCTCCGAAAGAACCTCGAGGGCTTCACGCCCGACGTGACCGCTGCCCAGGTGGGCCGCGTTCTCGAGGTGGGCGACGGCATCGCCACCATTGGTGGTCTGCCCGACTGCGCCGTGAACGAGATGCTCGAGTTCGCCGATGGCACCATCGGTCTGGCGCTCAACCTCGACGAGGAGTCGATCGGCGCCGTGGTCCTCGGCGAAGTCGGCAACATCGAGGAGGGCCAGGTAGTTCGGGCCACCGGTGAGATTCTCTCGGTACCCTGCGGCGACGGTCTGCTCGGCCGGGTGGTCAACACCCTGGGCGAGCCCGTCGACGGCAAGGGCCCGCTGGTCGGCACCCAGCAGCGGCGCATGGAGATCCAGGCGCCGGGCATCCTCGGCCGCAAGCCGGTGCACGAGCCGCTCCAGACCGGTATCAAGGCCATCGACGCCATGACCCCCATCGGGCGGGGCCAGCGTGAGTTGATCATCGGTGACCGCAAGACCGGCAAGACCGCCGTGGCCATCGACACCATCTTGAACCAGAAGGGTCTGGGCGTTAAGTGCGTCTACGTGGCCATCGGCCAGCGGGCGTCCTCGGTGGCCCAGACGGTGGCCACCCTCGAGGCCCGCGGCGCCATGGACTACACCGTCGTCGTGGTGGCGCCGGCTTCGGATCCGGCTCCCTACAAGTACCTCGCCCCCTACACCGGCTGTGCCTTCGGCCAGCACTGGATGGAGAACAGCGAGCACGCCTTGGTCGTCTACGACGATCTCTCGAAGCAGGCCGAGGCCTACCGTGCCGTATCTCTGCTGCTGCGTCGTCCCCCGGGGCGCGAGGCCTACCCAGGCGACGTCTTCTACCTGCACAGCCGGCTGCTGGAACGGGCCGCCAAGCTCAGCGACGCCAACCGCGCCGGCTCCATGACCGCCCTCCCGATCATCGAGACCAAGGCCGGCGACATCTCGGCCTACATCCCCACCAACGTGATCTCGATCACCGACGGTCAGGTGTTCCTCGACGACGACCTGTTCAAGTCCGGCAACCGACCGGCCATCAACGTTGGTCAGTCGGTGAGCCGAGTGGGTGGTGCGGCCCAGATCAAGGCCATGCGCGCCGCGGTCGGCTCCCTCAAGGGTGACCTGGCCCAGTTCCGTGAGCTGGAGGCCTTCGCCTCCATGGGCTCGGAGCTCGACGCCGTTTCCCAGGCCACGCTGGATCGTGGTCAGCGCCTCACCGAGCTCCTCAAGCAGGGGCTCAACTCGCCGTTGCCCGTCGAGGAGCAGGTCGTAGTGCTCTACGCCGGCACCAGCGGCTACGTGGACCCGGTGCCGGTACCCGAGGTGCGGCGCTACGAGGCTGACCTGCTGGCTTGGATGCGCACCCGCCACGCCGGTCTGCTGGCCGGCATCCGTGACACCGGTCAGCTCGACGAGGACGCGCTGAAGGCTGCACTCGCCGAGTTCGGCAACGACTTCGTCGCCGGCACCGCCGAGTCGTCGGTGCCGGTTGCCCAGGTCGTAGCCGCTCCCGGACCCAACGACGTTCCGGCCTCCGGAAACCCCGAAGGTCAGTAGGAGCACCCATGGCCGGTGGTAAGGAGCGGGCCCTCCGACGGAGGATCAAGTCCGTTCAGTCGACCAAGAAGATCACCAAGGCGATGGAGCTGATCTCAGCTAGCCGGATCGCCAAGGCTCAGGAGCGGGTCCAGGCGGCTCGCCCCTACGCCGATCGGATCACCGGTGTGATCCGCAACCTGGCCGCGGCTGGTGCTGGTGGAGATTCGCCTCTGCTCAACGCCAGGGAAGAGATCTCGACCATCGCCTACGTGGTGGTTGCTGCCGACCGCGGCCTGGCCGGTGGCTACAACTCGGCGGTGATCCGTGGTGCGGAGCGGGCCATGGCCGCCGACGAGGCTGCCGGACGCTCGACCGCTCTGATCACGGTCGGCAAGAAGCCGACCGGCTACTTCCGCTTCCGAGGTCACGAGATCGCGGCCAGCTTCACCGGGTTCAGTGACAACCCGACTTATGAGGACGCTCGCGAGGTGGCTCGGTACGTGGCCGAGCGCTTCGATTCCGGTGAGTACTCCGAAGTCCACATCGCCTACACCCGTTTCATCACCATGGGTAGCCAGTCCGCCGAGATCGTGCGCTACATGCCGCTCGACACGTCGGCCATGACCGATGGCGACAGCGCCGAGGCCGGACCGTCGGCAGATTACGAATTCGAGCCCGGCCCCGATGCCATCCTCGAACGCTTGCTACCCCGCTACGCCGAGGCCCGTCTCTACGCCGCCATGCTCGACGCCGCGGCGTCCGAGCACGCCGCCCGTCAGCGGGCCATGAAGTCGGCGACCGAAAACGCCGAAGAGATGATCGTCAAGCTGAGCCGGGTCATGAACCGGGCCCGCCAGGACGCCATCACCACCGAGATCATGGAGATCGTCGGCGGCGCCGAGGCCTTGCGCCAGGCCGCCACCGACGGATCCGACCTGCTCGTCGACCAGGTCAATGTCGACGACGTATTCCCCGCCCGTACCGGTACCACCGGCGAGCCCGCCCGCCCCCTCCACTTTGCCGCAGGAGACCAGTCATGACCATCACCAACGAGCCCGCGATCCAGCGCAAGGACGGCCGGGTCGTGACCGTCGCCGGCCCGGTGGTAGACGTCGAGTTCCCTTCGGACTCGATCCCCGAGATCAACTCGTGCCTGTCCATGACCATCGAGGTCGACGGCAAGCCCAACGAGGTGAGGGCCGAGGTCGCCCAGCAGATCGGCGACAACCGGGTGCGGGCCATCTGCCTGAAGCCGACCGACGGCCTTCGCCGCGGCACCGCTGTGCGTAACACCGGTGCCGGAATCACCGTCCCGGTGGGTGACAAGGTCCTCGGTCACGTGTTCAACGTGATCGGTGAGCCGCTCGACATCTCGTCGGAAGAACTAGGTGAGGTTGCGGATCGGTGGGAGATCCACCGCCCCGCCCCCGACTTCGACACCCTCGAGCCCTCGGCCATCATGTTCGAGACCGGCATCAAGGTCATCGACCTCCTCACCCCCTACAAGCAGGGTGGCAAGATCGGCCTGTTCGGCGGTGCGGGCGTGGGCAAGACCGTTCTCATCACCGAGATGATCCGCCGTGTGGCCCAGAACCACGGTGGCGTATCGGTGTTCGCCGGCGTAGGCGAGCGCACCCGCGAAGGTACCGACCTCTTCTTGGAGATGGGTGAGTCGGGCGTGCTCGAAAAGGCGGCCCTGTGCTTCGGCCAGATGGACGAGCCCCCGGGTGTGCGCCTTCGGGTCGCGCTGTCGGCGCTGACCATGGCCGAGTACTTCCGTGATGTCCAACAGCAGGACGTGCTGTTGTTCGTGGACAACATCTTCCGTTTCACCCAGGCCGGCTCGGAGGTTTCCACCCTCCTCGGCCGCATGCCGTCAGCCGTGGGCTACCAGCCCACCCTGGCCGACGAGATGGGTGTGCTCCAGGAGCGCATCACCTCGACCCGGGGCCGCTCCATCACCTCCCTTCAGGCCGTGTACGTACCCGCGGATGACTACACCGACCCGGCGCCGTTCACGTCGTTCACCCACTTCGACGGCACCACCGAGTTGAGCCGCGACATCGCAGCGCTCGGCATCTACCCGGCTGTGGATCCTCTGGCGTCCAGCTCCACCATCCTCGCCCCCGAGATCGTCGGCGACCGCCACTACAACGTGGCTCGCAAGGTCCAGCAGGTGCTCCAGCGCTACAAGGAGCTCCAGGACATCATCGCCATCCTCGGTCTCGATGAGCTTTCCGAAGAGGACAAGGTCGTGGTTTCCCGGGCCCGGAAGGTCCAGCGCTTCCTGTCCCAGCCCATGTACGTGGCCGAGGTGTTCACCGGTCTGCCCGGTGTGACCACGCCCGTCGAGGAGACCGTCGACTCCTTCGAGCAGCTCGTCAACGGTGATCTCGACGACCTGCCCGAGCAGGCCTTCTTGAACGTGGGCGGCGCCGAAGCGGCCCGAGCCAAGGCTGCCGAGCTCCGCAAGTCTGCGGGGGAGTGACGTGACCCTTCAGGTCCAACTGGTGTCGCCCGAGCGCATCTTGTGGGCGGGCGAGGCCGAGATGGTCACCGCTCGTACCGTAGAGGGCGGCGACATCAGCTTCCTCACCGGGCATGCTCCGTTCGTGGGGGCCCTCGAGGTCTGCAAGGTCACCGTTCGCCCCGCTCAGGGATCAGATCTGTACTTCGCCGTTCACGGTGGGTTCGTGGAGATCTCCGGTGACGAGGTGTCGGTATTGTCCGACGTGGCCGAGGGGGTCGACCAGGTCGACATCGACCGGGCCACCGCGGCCCGAGCGGTCGCTCGCAAGGCGTTGGCCGACAACCCCGGGGACGCTGAAGCGGTCGTGGCCCTCCGTCGGGCCGAGGTACGTCTCGAGATCGCTGGCGTCGTCCCCGAGTAAGCCGTCCGGCAGCTTCAGGACAGCGTGATCGACTTCGTCACGTCTGTGCCCAAGCGGACCTCCCAATCACCCCATTGACCCTCGTCGACCGTGGCGGCCGCGCCACAGTGGACACAGCGGCCGTGGGGGTCGACGGTGAGCCCGGCGCCACAGTTGGGGCAGTTGCCGGACACGGCGATTGATCGCCGACGGGCACCGACCTCCCCGAAGCGCTCGAATCCCAGCCGGCTGCCGTCGGTGGCGCTGAAGTCGACGAAGTCCACCGAGCCGTTCGGGCTGCAACCGGTCTCCCCCTTGGAGACGAACGACGCCGTACCGGACTCGGAGCGGGTGAATGCGGTGCTGGAGTATCCGCACCGGTTGGCGTCGGGTCCACCGGTGACCGCGGCGGCATCGATCGCTTCCCATCGCGTGGCAACCGTGGTGTCGAAGTTCTCGATCGACACCCAGATCTGACGACCGTCCCCTACAGCCAAGCAGTGTTCGACCCAGCGGTCGCCGGCGTTCTCGAAGACGATGGTGCCGGCGATGACCGCATCGATGCCGTCGACACGGACGCTGGCTCCGACCGGGGCGTTGGCTACCGCCTCCAGTTCTGAGGTGCGGTTTCGGTTGAAGAGGCCCATTGGTTCATCCTCCGGTGGGGTGTTGGTCAGGCGGATCTGATTGGACGGAATGGTGCTCGGCGTGGGCCAGCGTGTGGAGCACGGCCGCAAGCTGACGCCGTTCAGTGCCGGAAAGAGTGGCCCAGCTCAGCAGCCGGGTACGGATGTGATCCACCTCCGCGTCACCAGAGGTGTCGGCACTGGCGGTCCGCTGGGCCAGGAACCGTTCGGCCACCTCTCCGGTGAGAGCACCGAGCATTCCAATCCCGGCGATCATCAACACGGCGGCCAGCACCCGGCCACCGGTGGTGGTCGGCGAGATGTCGCCGTAACCCACGGTCGTGGTGGTGACGACCGCCCACCACAACCCATCGCCGAACGACGCGGCCACGCCAGGGTCGAGGCGGGGGAGAAGAGCTCCACCGACACAGACGACCGTGACCCCCACCGCGGCGATCAATCTGATGCCGGTCAATCCGAGGACGTCTCGGAGGCCTTTGGTGGCCCGGACCATCATGGCGAGTGGGCGCAGCAGTCGCAGCAGGCGGGCCGGTCTCACCAGGTCGAGGGGTAGGGCGGCGACGAGCTCCAGCCGATGACGCCGGACATAGTCGGCCCTGTCGTTGGCGACGTATACCCGTACCGAGTAGTCGAGCGCGAACCATGCCCAGATCACCCAGCTCATGGTGTTGGCGGTCGTTCCGCGACGCAG
It contains:
- the atpB gene encoding F0F1 ATP synthase subunit A, with amino-acid sequence MFGEGTFYAFNKVALICVLATVMTYLVFILGNKKQLVPGRAQSLAEISVEFIEDGIVKENIGDHHTGWTPVLMATFFFIFFTNIFEIIPIFQMPASAQIAVPMMLAVFGFFCYVGAGIKAQGPLGYLKSSLFPPGLPVPLYILITPIEFVSTFLVRPFSLMVRLFANLLAGHMLLVTFATLSAGLFTAKWYAIFLPLPAFAMVFFTAFEVLVSFLQAYVFTLLLSVYIGLSIHADH
- the atpF gene encoding F0F1 ATP synthase subunit B, producing MRRFRLLFAATAVIVLGLFGSARVASAQEEGGHEEGPTAISVPAEELAAEEGGHELSHAAHACIEEIEAANSIDVDCQQAPNPLLPETHEIFWGSFGFVVVMLGMWKFALPAMRTSLDARADRIRTDLESAEAQRTEASDILAQYQAQLADARNESVRIIEEARQTADEMKRDLQARTEAEIAEMRARATGEIEAAKTQAIADLRGEVAALAIGAAEQVVERNLDRDTNVALIESYINQVGASR
- the atpH gene encoding ATP synthase F1 subunit delta; amino-acid sequence: MSDDRTTAYAEALFAVARSEGPLSEVEDELFRVAQVVRGNDELRDKLADPHIPVAVRQQIVVDLLGGKALPVTTSLVSMVVGTGRVRDLPAIVDQLVAMSAAEANKEVAEVRSAIALTDDQKSRLADALGRATGKQVEIKVIIDPSLKGGVVAQVGDTVIDGSIRRRLDQLRNAL
- the atpD gene encoding F0F1 ATP synthase subunit beta, which produces MTITNEPAIQRKDGRVVTVAGPVVDVEFPSDSIPEINSCLSMTIEVDGKPNEVRAEVAQQIGDNRVRAICLKPTDGLRRGTAVRNTGAGITVPVGDKVLGHVFNVIGEPLDISSEELGEVADRWEIHRPAPDFDTLEPSAIMFETGIKVIDLLTPYKQGGKIGLFGGAGVGKTVLITEMIRRVAQNHGGVSVFAGVGERTREGTDLFLEMGESGVLEKAALCFGQMDEPPGVRLRVALSALTMAEYFRDVQQQDVLLFVDNIFRFTQAGSEVSTLLGRMPSAVGYQPTLADEMGVLQERITSTRGRSITSLQAVYVPADDYTDPAPFTSFTHFDGTTELSRDIAALGIYPAVDPLASSSTILAPEIVGDRHYNVARKVQQVLQRYKELQDIIAILGLDELSEEDKVVVSRARKVQRFLSQPMYVAEVFTGLPGVTTPVEETVDSFEQLVNGDLDDLPEQAFLNVGGAEAARAKAAELRKSAGE
- a CDS encoding F0F1 ATP synthase subunit alpha, whose amino-acid sequence is MAELTINTEDITAALRKNLEGFTPDVTAAQVGRVLEVGDGIATIGGLPDCAVNEMLEFADGTIGLALNLDEESIGAVVLGEVGNIEEGQVVRATGEILSVPCGDGLLGRVVNTLGEPVDGKGPLVGTQQRRMEIQAPGILGRKPVHEPLQTGIKAIDAMTPIGRGQRELIIGDRKTGKTAVAIDTILNQKGLGVKCVYVAIGQRASSVAQTVATLEARGAMDYTVVVVAPASDPAPYKYLAPYTGCAFGQHWMENSEHALVVYDDLSKQAEAYRAVSLLLRRPPGREAYPGDVFYLHSRLLERAAKLSDANRAGSMTALPIIETKAGDISAYIPTNVISITDGQVFLDDDLFKSGNRPAINVGQSVSRVGGAAQIKAMRAAVGSLKGDLAQFRELEAFASMGSELDAVSQATLDRGQRLTELLKQGLNSPLPVEEQVVVLYAGTSGYVDPVPVPEVRRYEADLLAWMRTRHAGLLAGIRDTGQLDEDALKAALAEFGNDFVAGTAESSVPVAQVVAAPGPNDVPASGNPEGQ
- a CDS encoding F0F1 ATP synthase subunit gamma, producing MAGGKERALRRRIKSVQSTKKITKAMELISASRIAKAQERVQAARPYADRITGVIRNLAAAGAGGDSPLLNAREEISTIAYVVVAADRGLAGGYNSAVIRGAERAMAADEAAGRSTALITVGKKPTGYFRFRGHEIAASFTGFSDNPTYEDAREVARYVAERFDSGEYSEVHIAYTRFITMGSQSAEIVRYMPLDTSAMTDGDSAEAGPSADYEFEPGPDAILERLLPRYAEARLYAAMLDAAASEHAARQRAMKSATENAEEMIVKLSRVMNRARQDAITTEIMEIVGGAEALRQAATDGSDLLVDQVNVDDVFPARTGTTGEPARPLHFAAGDQS
- a CDS encoding DUF4178 domain-containing protein yields the protein MGLFNRNRTSELEAVANAPVGASVRVDGIDAVIAGTIVFENAGDRWVEHCLAVGDGRQIWVSIENFDTTVATRWEAIDAAAVTGGPDANRCGYSSTAFTRSESGTASFVSKGETGCSPNGSVDFVDFSATDGSRLGFERFGEVGARRRSIAVSGNCPNCGAGLTVDPHGRCVHCGAAATVDEGQWGDWEVRLGTDVTKSITLS
- a CDS encoding two pore domain potassium channel family protein, which translates into the protein MGVGDRLLGDLRRLLDDDDIKMDTEAPGWLVGLRFMYEMALLIAAVASAWLLLRRGTTANTMSWVIWAWFALDYSVRVYVANDRADYVRRHRLELVAALPLDLVRPARLLRLLRPLAMMVRATKGLRDVLGLTGIRLIAAVGVTVVCVGGALLPRLDPGVAASFGDGLWWAVVTTTTVGYGDISPTTTGGRVLAAVLMIAGIGMLGALTGEVAERFLAQRTASADTSGDAEVDHIRTRLLSWATLSGTERRQLAAVLHTLAHAEHHSVQSDPPDQHPTGG
- the atpE gene encoding ATP synthase F0 subunit C, which translates into the protein MLLAEITNKGAAAIGYGIGALGPGIGIGYLVGQAVQSMARQPEAAGMVRTTMFLGVAFVEALALIGFVVFFLAGS
- a CDS encoding F0F1 ATP synthase subunit epsilon; protein product: MTLQVQLVSPERILWAGEAEMVTARTVEGGDISFLTGHAPFVGALEVCKVTVRPAQGSDLYFAVHGGFVEISGDEVSVLSDVAEGVDQVDIDRATAARAVARKALADNPGDAEAVVALRRAEVRLEIAGVVPE
- a CDS encoding ATP synthase subunit I, which encodes MRDTGPAVEREVAGDLIRRGVRALPIFLAVGFVGWGVDGILSVAFAAGLILANFWVSAALLAWAARTSYSLLMGVTLFGFLVRLGAIVGAVMAVRHMDWVAAWPLGATLIVAHLGLLFWEARFVSASLAFPGLKPGSEE